One part of the Ziziphus jujuba cultivar Dongzao chromosome 2, ASM3175591v1 genome encodes these proteins:
- the LOC107418316 gene encoding manganese-dependent ADP-ribose/CDP-alcohol diphosphatase — protein sequence MASANQLVNAQGKQPLFSFGVISDVQYADIPDGCSFIGVPRFYRHSILVLQRAVQHWNDYKHKFVLNFGDIVDGFCPKDQSLSTVRKVIGEFENFNGTVYHMIGNHCLYNLPRDKLLPILKISNPDGRAYYDFSPTPEFRFVILDGYDISAIGWPQDHPNALEALKFLQEKNPNSEKNSPVGLVGLERRFLMFNGGVGKEQLEWLDGILQEATKMRQIVVICCHLPLDPGASSQEALLWNYDEVMNLIHGYNCVKVCFSGHDHKGGHSIDSHGIHHRVFEAALECPPGTDAFGYVDVYNDRLSLVGTDRMASTDMYFNPQPDL from the coding sequence ATGGCCTCTGCAAACCAATTAGTCAATGCACAAGGGAAGCAaccacttttttcttttggtgtaATCTCTGATGTCCAGTATGCTGATATCCCTGATGGTTGTTCTTTCATTGGTGTTCCACGGTTTTATCGGCATAGCATTCTTGTCCTGCAAAGGGCAGTCCAACATTGGAATGATTATAAGCATAAATTTGTGCTCAATTTTGGGGATATTGTTGATGGGTTTTGCCCAAAAGATCAATCCTTAAGTACAGTAAGAAAAGTCATTGGAGAATTTGAGAATTTCAATGGCACTGTTTATCATATGATCGGCAATCACTGCCTATACAATCTTCCCCGAGACAAGTTACTTCCAATATTGAAGATTTCAAATCCGGATGGCCGTGCTTATTATGATTTTTCACCAACCCCAGAATTCAGATTTGTTATTTTGGATGGCTACGACATCAGTGCCATCGGTTGGCCTCAAGATCATCCTAATGCATTAGAGGCTTTGAAATTCCTTCAAGAGAAGAATCCAAATTCAGAAAAGAACAGTCCGGTTGGATTGGTGGGTCTAGAGAGAAGGTTCCTCATGTTTAATGGAGGTGTAGGGAAGGAACAATTGGAGTGGCTAGATGGCATTCTTCAAGAAGCAACAAAGATGAGACAAATAGTAGTGATATGTTGTCATCTTCCTTTAGATCCTGGTGCATCATCACAGGAAGCACTTTTGTGGAATTATGATGAAGTAATGAACCTTATACACGGATACAATTGTGTAAAGGTTTGTTTCTCCGGGCATGATCACAAAGGTGGGCACTCAATTGATTCCCATGGAATTCACCATAGAGTTTTTGAAGCTGCCCTGGAGTGTCCTCCTGGGACTGATGCATTTGGATATGTGGATGTGTACAATGACAGGCTATCACTTGTTGGTACCGACCGGATGGCAAGTACTGATATGTATTTCAATCCTCAACCAGATTTATGA